Proteins from a single region of Neodiprion virginianus isolate iyNeoVirg1 chromosome 4, iyNeoVirg1.1, whole genome shotgun sequence:
- the LOC124304093 gene encoding kinase D-interacting substrate of 220 kDa B isoform X3 gives MIRYVGDGVGGVGTEGLARRHSSNVVDGTTKLSDREGVLNNQGSVATNVRRKRHSFLHLHLPEHQGWSASNLAGGNQHHHTFASHLSHFHVPTLTFTAPAADGTGRKFSFGIRRHSHTTLHRSDSMVSLCYRSIVNFITDDNLLGLQNFLENKRVQVDDRDENGSTALIYAASKGKIHFVRELINHGADVNVEDGDDWTALLCAAKEGYTDVCLELLEHGAQLEHRDMGGWSALMWATYKGRSETVSLLLSRGADVNAHGNYHISSLLWAAGRGYADILKDLIAHGAKVNVGDKYGTSALVWSCRKGNIEIVDALLKAGANVDTAGMYSWTALLVATLGNHVDVVMLLLEYKPNVNALDKDGCTALAIACREGHHEIANALVIAGAYINIQDRAGDTNLIHAVKGGHRGVVETLIKKYADVDIAGKDKKTAIYIAVEKGNVAMVKLLLTANPDLEIPTKDGDTPLLRAVRSRNAEIVQLLLDKKAKVSAADKKGDTVLHIAMRARSKAIVEILLRNPKNSQLLYRPNRQGETPYNIDINHPKTILGQIFGARRLNTNEDNENMLGYDLYSSALADILSEPSLSTPITVGLYAKWGSGKSFLLNKLREEMKNFARQWMDPVFQFSSLLFLVVVHVSLLIGVILGLSLQSWIIGLVIGVTFIVVLYVFLLLVWYANQRYDWYWPYNFNIALTRKLNNLKLLLQVMFCHPPGAQVGDSPSAQPTKFYFTDQTRVGTTSAGENAVVQMVGSLYDSIENDYGSLVTRLYRAFRPKMAKSTSSWKWRHVCCLPYIVIFEICFGSLLVGVSILTVYLIEFKNSDRVIEQVTAHAILLTVGLLLSVGIIANLYTWSRMLHALVFSQRRHLQRSISKLETLKSEGFIQTLRSEVNLMTEMVKCLDRFTSQQSRLVVVVDGLDSCEQDKVLLVLDAIQALFSDNHCPFIVILAIDPHVIAKAVEVNSRRLFTESNIGGHDYLRNMVHLPFYLQNSGLRKLKVAQQTAQYHKKSAWTEAEDSINYATTSAIHHSVSNRRLSTESGVMNSTEKLKPPSRKNSRKLRLSESVASSIGSNLNRLGGAHDLNKMLLTDDYFSDVNPRSMRRLMNVVYVTGRLLKAFQIDFNWYHLASWINITEQWPFRTSWMILHYDLYEETLDDSTSLKALYDKVRPQIPVLKDVQPLLEMDRDERKLDVFLTFHRSSLLISDMKIFLPFTINLDPYIKKKIKEEQQVIDEESMTSGMYKPAAPWNNHVNHQEHWPPSKSVLTNRQHRSSRGNNEQRPLQPGWVAQSAMDWQPPPWVHLPPMEPAPRPISAITSLPPDILEMKLSSLSVNGVCDLLGKVEELSPAQAARYKNVIRENNISGRVLLHCDLQELKKVLKMGFGDWELFRIVIASLREAELSSFTTHEEGPRSVRFTVGSEQITRKEPTPQNVSSRPVVVEKDKSTSRTDGSSRRDPSKQSVMEKQYQVTLEEQMICGALQTLNEEACEDVLDVPSPATAPTDSLPERIMEIRMILGLFLMITAASGWNVTFESQTVTVHMHEALSVAFTANVTEADVANGTVVVSTTRESVATVDNLPVLDSSTVNDLVWSSNLVVSGNFLGNADILLSIVSPDQENKTSDALSVIVIREERIIDTLFTVFVAVMVSIMYINFGAAMDWPLCKRTLKRPIGPTIGFVCQFIWMPLLSYGIGLVLFPDDPELRLGMFFAGVSPAGGASNIWTVILGGNLNLSVTMTTISTLAAFGMMPLWIFTLGSTIFNSANLGVPYSRIAMFAVGLVIPLGIGFLIQKKLPRVSRILIIVAGIGLPWLGYLFGYLLALVLRQPGPDITAISVETGVQNTGISIFLLRFSLPQPAADLTTIAPVSVAIMTPIPLTILWIVKLIMDRRKKSIAASAEKLQGSTVPIPTVSASTKTDNTENP, from the exons ATGATTCGTTACGTTGGAGATGGTGTCGGTGGTGTTGGTACCGAAGGGCTGGCTAGACGTCATTCCTCGAATGTCGTGGATGGTACGACGAAGCTGAGTGACCGAGAGGGGGTCCTGAATAATCAAGGTTCCGTAGCTACGAACGTGAGGAGAAAACGTCACTCTTTTCTTCATCTACATTTGCCGGAACATCAAGGATGGTCGGCGAGCAACCTCGCCGGCGGTAATCAACACCATCACACATTCGCTTCTCATCTGTCTCACTTCCACGTGCCTACCTTGACGTTCACCGCACCAGCTGCCGATGGAACTGGTCGGAAGTTCAGCTTTGGCATCCGGAGACACTCGCACACG acgCTTCACCGTTCGGACTCGATGGTTTCGCTCTGTTACcgatccatcgtcaatttcaTTACTGACGACAATCTCTTGGGCTTGCAAAACTTTCTTGAGAACAAGCGGGTCCAGGTTGACGATCGCGACGAA aatggAAGTACGGCACTTATTTATGCCGCATCTAAAGGAAAAATACACTTTGTTCGGGAATTGATCAACCATGGAGCGGACGTGAATGTCGAAGACGGG GACGATTGGACAGCGTTATTGTGCGCAGCCAAAGAAGGATACACAGATGTATGCCTCGAGCTGCTTGAACATGGTGCCCAATTGGAGCATCGTGATATG GGAGGATGGTCAGCACTCATGTGGGCTACGTACAAAGGCAGATCCGAAACGGTATCACTGCTGTTATCTCGAGGAGCAGACGTCAATGCTCACGGCAATTATCACATATCCTCTTTGTTGTGGGCTGCGGGTCGAGGATACGCAGACATTCTCAAAGACTTGATAGCCCACGGTGCTAAAGTCAACGTCGGTGACAAG TATGGGACATCGGCCTTGGTTTGGTCATGTCGTAAGGGGAACATAGAGATTGTTGACGCGTTATTGAAGGCCGGAGCAAACGTTGACACTGCTGGCATG TATTCGTGGACAGCTTTGCTAGTCGCTACTTTGGGAAATCACGTCGATGTTGTCATGCTACTTTTGGAGTATAAACCGAACGTTAATGCGTTGGACAAAGACGGGTGCACAGCTCTGGCTATTGCATGCAGAGAGGGACATCATGAAATAGCCAATGCTCTTGTAATCGCCGGGGCGTATATCAACATACAAGACAGAGCCGGTGACACCAATTTAATTCACGCTGTTAAGGGAGGTCACAGGGGTGTGGTTGAAACTCTTATAAAGAAGTACGCCGACGTTGATATAGCTGGAAAG GATAAAAAAACGGCGATTTACATCGCGGTTGAAAAGGGAAATGTCGCGATGGTCAAGTTGTTGTTGACAGCCAATCCTGATCTGGAGATTCCAACGAAGGATGGCGACACTCCGCTACTTCGTGCTGTGAGGTCGCGTAACGCCGAAATTGTTCAACTTCTACTCGACAAGAAAGCAAAGGTTTCGGCGGCCGACAAAAAGGGTGATACCGTGCTTCACATCGCCATGCGGGCCAGGTCGAAAGCTatcgttgaaatattattacggAATCCTAAGAATAGCCAGCTACTCTACCGGCCAAATCGACAGGGAGAGACACCCTACAATATAGATATCAATCATCCGAAGACGATACTGGGACAAATATTTGGTGCTA GACGATTGAACACTAATGAGGACAATGAAAATATGCTTGGATATGATCTGTACAGTAGCGCGTTAGCCGACATTCTCAGTGAACCTTCACTCTCCACACCGATTACTGTCGGTCTCTATGCAAAATGGGGCTCTGGGAAATCATTTTTACTCAACAAGCTTAGAG aggagatgaaaaattttgcacgaCAATGGATGGATCCAGTATTCCAGTTTTCGTCATTATTGTTCCTTGTCGTTGTTCACGTATCTTTACTAATCGGAGTGATACTGGGCCTTTCCCTTCAATCCTGGATCATTGGACTTGTCATTGGCGTTACTTTTATCGTTGTACTCTACGTGTTCCTGCTTCTTGTTTGGTACGCCAATCAAAG atacGACTGGTACTGGCCGTACAATTTCAACATAGCTCTCACCAGAAAATTGAACAACTTGAAGCTACTGCTTCAAGTTATGTTTTGCCATCCACCCGGTGCTCAAGTTGGTGATTCTCCCAGTGCTCAGCCTACCAAATTTTACTTCACCGATCAAACTCGCGTTGGCACAACTTCGGCGGGTGAAAATGCGGTTGTACAAATGGTCGGATCCTTGTATGACTCGATCGAAAATGATTACGGGTCGCTAGTTACCAGACTTTATAGAGCATTCAGACCAAAAATGGCAAAATCGACATCGTCCTGGAAATGGAGACACGTTTGTTGCTTGCCCTATATTGTGATATTCGAAATTTGCTTCGGCTCGCTTCTGGTCGGAGTCTCGATACTTACCGTCTACCTTATCGAGTTCAAGAATTCTGA CCGTGTTATCGAACAAGTAACCGCTCATGCGATTCTGTTAACAGTTGGGCTGCTGCTTTCCGTTGGCATTATAGCCAACTTGTATACATGGAGCAGGATGCTGCACGCCTTGGTATTTTCTCAAAGAAGGCATTTACAACGGAGTATTTCAAAGCTGGAAACGTTGAAAAGCGAAGGATTTATACAGACTTTACGGTCGGAGGTCAATTTAATGACTGAAATG GTGAAATGTTTGGATAGATTTACTTCACAACAGAGTCGGCTAGTGGTTGTTGTCGATGGGTTGGACAGTTGCGAACAAGACAAAGTACTCCTAGTCCTCGATGCTATTCAAGCGTTATTCAGCGACAATCACTGCCCGTTTATCGTCATCTTAGCCATTGATCCTCACGTCATTGCCAAG GCGGTGGAAGTGAATAGCAGGAGACTATTTACAGAATCCAATATTGGCGGTCACGACTACCTTCGCAACATGGTTCACCTACCGTTTTACCTTCAAAATAGTGGCTTACGAAAGCTGAAAGTGGCCCAACAGACGGCCCAGTATCACAAAAAGAGTGCTTGGACAGAAGCAGAGGACAGTATTAACTATGCAACAACAAGCGCCATTCATCACTCGGTCTCAAACAGGAGACTCAGCACCGAATCGGGCGTTATGAATAGcacagaaaaattgaaacctcCGAGCAGAAAGAACAGCAGGAAACTCAGGCTGAGCGAATCTGTAGCTAGCAGTATTGGCAGCAACTTGAATAGACTGGGCGGCGCTcatgatttgaataaaatgttgctCACCGATGATTACTTTAGCGATGTAAATCCTCGTAGTATGAGACGACTTATGAACGTAGTATACGTTACAG GAAGACTGCTGAAAGCATTCCAAATAGATTTTAATTGGTATCATCTGGCCAGTTGGATCAACATCACAGAACAGTGGCCTTTTAGAACTTCTTGGATGATCCTACATTATGATCTCTATGAAGAAACGCTTGACGATTCCACATCCCTTAAAGCTCTGTACGATAA AGTGCGACCTCAGATACCGGTACTAAAAGACGTTCAACCCCTATTGGAGATGGATAGAGACGAGCGAAAACTCGATGTATTTCTTACTTTTCATCGATCTAGTCTTTTGATATcagatatgaaaatattcctTCCGTTTACGATAAATCTCGATCCATACATAaagaaaaagattaaagaagAGCAGCAGGTAATCGACGAGGAGAGTATGACTTCTGGTATGTACAAACCAGCCGCGCCGTGGAACAATCACGTCAATCATCAGGAACACTGGCCACCCAGTAAAAGCGTGTTAACTAATCGCCAACACAGATCATCCAGAGGAAACAATGAACAACGTCCGTTACAGCCAGGCTGGGTTGCACAATCGGCAATGGATTGGCAGCCTCCACCATGGGTACATTTGCCACCTATGGAACCTGCGCCTAGGCCAATATCTGCAATCACTAGTCTTCCG CCAGACATtttggaaatgaaattatCGAGTCTCTCGGTTAATGGAGTTTGCGATCTCCTTGGGAAAGTAGAAGAACTAAGTCCAGCCCAAGCAGCCCGTTACAAAAATGTCATCAGGGAAAATAATATAAGTGGTCGAGTGCTACTTCACTGTGATCTACAAGAGCTGAAAAAA GTACTTAAAATGGGGTTCGGAGATTGGGAACTTTTCCGTATCGTTATTGCGTCTCTTAGGGAAGCGGAACTTTCATCTTTTACAACTCATGAAGAAGGTCCTCGCAGCGTTCGATTTACCGTAGGATCAGAGCAAATTACACGCAAAG AACCAACGCCGCAAAATGTTTCATCGCGACCTGTTGTTGTGGAAAAAGATAAGTCTACATCACGAACCGATGGCTCTTCTAGACGAGATCCGAGCAAGCAATCTGTAATGGAAAAACAG TATCAG GTAACCCTTGAGGAACAAATGATCTGCGGAGCCCTGCAGACGTTGAATGAGGAGGCGTGCGAAGATGTGCTAGATGTACCTTCGCCAGCAACAGCTCCAACCGACTCACTTCCAG AGAGAATCATGGAGATACGAATGATTCTGGGACTTTTCCTGATGATCACTGCGGCGTCGGGATGGAACGTTACGTTTGAATCGCAGACGGTGACGGTTCACATGCACGAGGCACTTTCCGTGGCATTCACCGCCAACGTAACAGAGGCCGACGTTGCAAACGGGACCGTCGTCGTCTCGACGACGAGAGAATCCGTAGCAACCGTTGATAATTTGCCGGTGTTGGATTCGAGCACGGTGAACGATTTGGTTTGGAGTAGCAACCTTGTCGTGTCCGGTAACTTTCTCGGCAATGCCGACATCCTTCTGTCCATCGTATCTCCCGACcag GAGAACAAGACCTCGGACGCCCTGTCGGTGATCGTTATTCGAGAAGAGCGTATCATCGATACACTTTTCACAGTATTCGTTGCCGTCATGGTCTCAATAATGTACATCAACTTTGGCGCTGCCATGGACTGGCCACTCTGCAAACGTACCTTGAAGCGACCGATCGGTCCGACGATCGGGTTCGTTTGCCAGTTTATCTGGATGCCGCTG CTGAGTTACGGCATTGGATTAGTCCTGTTTCCAGACGATCCTGAACTGCGGTTGGGAATGTTTTTCGCCGGGGTGAGTCCTGCCGGAGGTGCATCTAATATTTGGACAGTAATTTTGGGCGGCAATCTCAATTTATCTGTAACAATGACCACCATCAGTACATTGGCAGCGTTTG GCATGATGCCGCTGTGGATCTTCACCCTTGGGAGTACGATTTTCAACAGTGCAAACCTCGGGGTTCCGTACTCGAGGATAGCAATGTTCGCAGTTGGTCTTGTCATTCCATTGGGTATCGGATTCCTGATTCAGAAAAAACTGCCAAGGGTCTCAAGGATACTA ATCATTGTTGCCGGTATTGGATTACCCTGGCTGGGGTATTTGTTTGGGTATTTGCTCGCTCTTGTTCTGAGGCAACCGGGCCCTGATATAACGGCAATCTCCGTCGAAACCGGAGTTCAAAACACCGGAATCTCGATATTTCTACTCAGATTCTCGTTGCCGCAACCAGCTGCTGATTTGACCACCA TTGCTCCAGTATCAGTTGCGATAATGACGCCAATTCCATTGACTATTCTTTGGATCGTGAAACTGATTATGGATCGACGGAAAAAATCGATCGCTGCTTCAGCTGAGAAACTTCAAGGATCTACAGTGCCGATACCAACCGTATCTGCATCTACTAAAACGGACAACACCGAAAATCCTTGA
- the LOC124304093 gene encoding kinase D-interacting substrate of 220 kDa B isoform X8 produces MVSLCYRSIVNFITDDNLLGLQNFLENKRVQVDDRDENGSTALIYAASKGKIHFVRELINHGADVNVEDGDDWTALLCAAKEGYTDVCLELLEHGAQLEHRDMGGWSALMWATYKGRSETVSLLLSRGADVNAHGNYHISSLLWAAGRGYADILKDLIAHGAKVNVGDKYGTSALVWSCRKGNIEIVDALLKAGANVDTAGMYSWTALLVATLGNHVDVVMLLLEYKPNVNALDKDGCTALAIACREGHHEIANALVIAGAYINIQDRAGDTNLIHAVKGGHRGVVETLIKKYADVDIAGKDKKTAIYIAVEKGNVAMVKLLLTANPDLEIPTKDGDTPLLRAVRSRNAEIVQLLLDKKAKVSAADKKGDTVLHIAMRARSKAIVEILLRNPKNSQLLYRPNRQGETPYNIDINHPKTILGQIFGARRLNTNEDNENMLGYDLYSSALADILSEPSLSTPITVGLYAKWGSGKSFLLNKLREEMKNFARQWMDPVFQFSSLLFLVVVHVSLLIGVILGLSLQSWIIGLVIGVTFIVVLYVFLLLVWYANQRYDWYWPYNFNIALTRKLNNLKLLLQVMFCHPPGAQVGDSPSAQPTKFYFTDQTRVGTTSAGENAVVQMVGSLYDSIENDYGSLVTRLYRAFRPKMAKSTSSWKWRHVCCLPYIVIFEICFGSLLVGVSILTVYLIEFKNSDRVIEQVTAHAILLTVGLLLSVGIIANLYTWSRMLHALVFSQRRHLQRSISKLETLKSEGFIQTLRSEVNLMTEMVKCLDRFTSQQSRLVVVVDGLDSCEQDKVLLVLDAIQALFSDNHCPFIVILAIDPHVIAKAVEVNSRRLFTESNIGGHDYLRNMVHLPFYLQNSGLRKLKVAQQTAQYHKKSAWTEAEDSINYATTSAIHHSVSNRRLSTESGVMNSTEKLKPPSRKNSRKLRLSESVASSIGSNLNRLGGAHDLNKMLLTDDYFSDVNPRSMRRLMNVVYVTGRLLKAFQIDFNWYHLASWINITEQWPFRTSWMILHYDLYEETLDDSTSLKALYDKVRPQIPVLKDVQPLLEMDRDERKLDVFLTFHRSSLLISDMKIFLPFTINLDPYIKKKIKEEQQVIDEESMTSGMYKPAAPWNNHVNHQEHWPPSKSVLTNRQHRSSRGNNEQRPLQPGWVAQSAMDWQPPPWVHLPPMEPAPRPISAITSLPPDILEMKLSSLSVNGVCDLLGKVEELSPAQAARYKNVIRENNISGRVLLHCDLQELKKVLKMGFGDWELFRIVIASLREAELSSFTTHEEGPRSVRFTVGSEQITRKEPTPQNVSSRPVVVEKDKSTSRTDGSSRRDPSKQSVMEKQYQVTLEEQMICGALQTLNEEACEDVLDVPSPATAPTDSLPERIMEIRMILGLFLMITAASGWNVTFESQTVTVHMHEALSVAFTANVTEADVANGTVVVSTTRESVATVDNLPVLDSSTVNDLVWSSNLVVSGNFLGNADILLSIVSPDQENKTSDALSVIVIREERIIDTLFTVFVAVMVSIMYINFGAAMDWPLCKRTLKRPIGPTIGFVCQFIWMPLLSYGIGLVLFPDDPELRLGMFFAGVSPAGGASNIWTVILGGNLNLSVTMTTISTLAAFGMMPLWIFTLGSTIFNSANLGVPYSRIAMFAVGLVIPLGIGFLIQKKLPRVSRILVRVLKPLCSLLIIAIIVFAIITNLYLFQLFSWRIIVAGIGLPWLGYLFGYLLALVLRQPGPDITAISVETGVQNTGISIFLLRFSLPQPAADLTTIAPVSVAIMTPIPLTILWIVKLIMDRRKKSIAASAEKLQGSTVPIPTVSASTKTDNTENP; encoded by the exons ATGGTTTCGCTCTGTTACcgatccatcgtcaatttcaTTACTGACGACAATCTCTTGGGCTTGCAAAACTTTCTTGAGAACAAGCGGGTCCAGGTTGACGATCGCGACGAA aatggAAGTACGGCACTTATTTATGCCGCATCTAAAGGAAAAATACACTTTGTTCGGGAATTGATCAACCATGGAGCGGACGTGAATGTCGAAGACGGG GACGATTGGACAGCGTTATTGTGCGCAGCCAAAGAAGGATACACAGATGTATGCCTCGAGCTGCTTGAACATGGTGCCCAATTGGAGCATCGTGATATG GGAGGATGGTCAGCACTCATGTGGGCTACGTACAAAGGCAGATCCGAAACGGTATCACTGCTGTTATCTCGAGGAGCAGACGTCAATGCTCACGGCAATTATCACATATCCTCTTTGTTGTGGGCTGCGGGTCGAGGATACGCAGACATTCTCAAAGACTTGATAGCCCACGGTGCTAAAGTCAACGTCGGTGACAAG TATGGGACATCGGCCTTGGTTTGGTCATGTCGTAAGGGGAACATAGAGATTGTTGACGCGTTATTGAAGGCCGGAGCAAACGTTGACACTGCTGGCATG TATTCGTGGACAGCTTTGCTAGTCGCTACTTTGGGAAATCACGTCGATGTTGTCATGCTACTTTTGGAGTATAAACCGAACGTTAATGCGTTGGACAAAGACGGGTGCACAGCTCTGGCTATTGCATGCAGAGAGGGACATCATGAAATAGCCAATGCTCTTGTAATCGCCGGGGCGTATATCAACATACAAGACAGAGCCGGTGACACCAATTTAATTCACGCTGTTAAGGGAGGTCACAGGGGTGTGGTTGAAACTCTTATAAAGAAGTACGCCGACGTTGATATAGCTGGAAAG GATAAAAAAACGGCGATTTACATCGCGGTTGAAAAGGGAAATGTCGCGATGGTCAAGTTGTTGTTGACAGCCAATCCTGATCTGGAGATTCCAACGAAGGATGGCGACACTCCGCTACTTCGTGCTGTGAGGTCGCGTAACGCCGAAATTGTTCAACTTCTACTCGACAAGAAAGCAAAGGTTTCGGCGGCCGACAAAAAGGGTGATACCGTGCTTCACATCGCCATGCGGGCCAGGTCGAAAGCTatcgttgaaatattattacggAATCCTAAGAATAGCCAGCTACTCTACCGGCCAAATCGACAGGGAGAGACACCCTACAATATAGATATCAATCATCCGAAGACGATACTGGGACAAATATTTGGTGCTA GACGATTGAACACTAATGAGGACAATGAAAATATGCTTGGATATGATCTGTACAGTAGCGCGTTAGCCGACATTCTCAGTGAACCTTCACTCTCCACACCGATTACTGTCGGTCTCTATGCAAAATGGGGCTCTGGGAAATCATTTTTACTCAACAAGCTTAGAG aggagatgaaaaattttgcacgaCAATGGATGGATCCAGTATTCCAGTTTTCGTCATTATTGTTCCTTGTCGTTGTTCACGTATCTTTACTAATCGGAGTGATACTGGGCCTTTCCCTTCAATCCTGGATCATTGGACTTGTCATTGGCGTTACTTTTATCGTTGTACTCTACGTGTTCCTGCTTCTTGTTTGGTACGCCAATCAAAG atacGACTGGTACTGGCCGTACAATTTCAACATAGCTCTCACCAGAAAATTGAACAACTTGAAGCTACTGCTTCAAGTTATGTTTTGCCATCCACCCGGTGCTCAAGTTGGTGATTCTCCCAGTGCTCAGCCTACCAAATTTTACTTCACCGATCAAACTCGCGTTGGCACAACTTCGGCGGGTGAAAATGCGGTTGTACAAATGGTCGGATCCTTGTATGACTCGATCGAAAATGATTACGGGTCGCTAGTTACCAGACTTTATAGAGCATTCAGACCAAAAATGGCAAAATCGACATCGTCCTGGAAATGGAGACACGTTTGTTGCTTGCCCTATATTGTGATATTCGAAATTTGCTTCGGCTCGCTTCTGGTCGGAGTCTCGATACTTACCGTCTACCTTATCGAGTTCAAGAATTCTGA CCGTGTTATCGAACAAGTAACCGCTCATGCGATTCTGTTAACAGTTGGGCTGCTGCTTTCCGTTGGCATTATAGCCAACTTGTATACATGGAGCAGGATGCTGCACGCCTTGGTATTTTCTCAAAGAAGGCATTTACAACGGAGTATTTCAAAGCTGGAAACGTTGAAAAGCGAAGGATTTATACAGACTTTACGGTCGGAGGTCAATTTAATGACTGAAATG GTGAAATGTTTGGATAGATTTACTTCACAACAGAGTCGGCTAGTGGTTGTTGTCGATGGGTTGGACAGTTGCGAACAAGACAAAGTACTCCTAGTCCTCGATGCTATTCAAGCGTTATTCAGCGACAATCACTGCCCGTTTATCGTCATCTTAGCCATTGATCCTCACGTCATTGCCAAG GCGGTGGAAGTGAATAGCAGGAGACTATTTACAGAATCCAATATTGGCGGTCACGACTACCTTCGCAACATGGTTCACCTACCGTTTTACCTTCAAAATAGTGGCTTACGAAAGCTGAAAGTGGCCCAACAGACGGCCCAGTATCACAAAAAGAGTGCTTGGACAGAAGCAGAGGACAGTATTAACTATGCAACAACAAGCGCCATTCATCACTCGGTCTCAAACAGGAGACTCAGCACCGAATCGGGCGTTATGAATAGcacagaaaaattgaaacctcCGAGCAGAAAGAACAGCAGGAAACTCAGGCTGAGCGAATCTGTAGCTAGCAGTATTGGCAGCAACTTGAATAGACTGGGCGGCGCTcatgatttgaataaaatgttgctCACCGATGATTACTTTAGCGATGTAAATCCTCGTAGTATGAGACGACTTATGAACGTAGTATACGTTACAG GAAGACTGCTGAAAGCATTCCAAATAGATTTTAATTGGTATCATCTGGCCAGTTGGATCAACATCACAGAACAGTGGCCTTTTAGAACTTCTTGGATGATCCTACATTATGATCTCTATGAAGAAACGCTTGACGATTCCACATCCCTTAAAGCTCTGTACGATAA AGTGCGACCTCAGATACCGGTACTAAAAGACGTTCAACCCCTATTGGAGATGGATAGAGACGAGCGAAAACTCGATGTATTTCTTACTTTTCATCGATCTAGTCTTTTGATATcagatatgaaaatattcctTCCGTTTACGATAAATCTCGATCCATACATAaagaaaaagattaaagaagAGCAGCAGGTAATCGACGAGGAGAGTATGACTTCTGGTATGTACAAACCAGCCGCGCCGTGGAACAATCACGTCAATCATCAGGAACACTGGCCACCCAGTAAAAGCGTGTTAACTAATCGCCAACACAGATCATCCAGAGGAAACAATGAACAACGTCCGTTACAGCCAGGCTGGGTTGCACAATCGGCAATGGATTGGCAGCCTCCACCATGGGTACATTTGCCACCTATGGAACCTGCGCCTAGGCCAATATCTGCAATCACTAGTCTTCCG CCAGACATtttggaaatgaaattatCGAGTCTCTCGGTTAATGGAGTTTGCGATCTCCTTGGGAAAGTAGAAGAACTAAGTCCAGCCCAAGCAGCCCGTTACAAAAATGTCATCAGGGAAAATAATATAAGTGGTCGAGTGCTACTTCACTGTGATCTACAAGAGCTGAAAAAA GTACTTAAAATGGGGTTCGGAGATTGGGAACTTTTCCGTATCGTTATTGCGTCTCTTAGGGAAGCGGAACTTTCATCTTTTACAACTCATGAAGAAGGTCCTCGCAGCGTTCGATTTACCGTAGGATCAGAGCAAATTACACGCAAAG AACCAACGCCGCAAAATGTTTCATCGCGACCTGTTGTTGTGGAAAAAGATAAGTCTACATCACGAACCGATGGCTCTTCTAGACGAGATCCGAGCAAGCAATCTGTAATGGAAAAACAG TATCAG GTAACCCTTGAGGAACAAATGATCTGCGGAGCCCTGCAGACGTTGAATGAGGAGGCGTGCGAAGATGTGCTAGATGTACCTTCGCCAGCAACAGCTCCAACCGACTCACTTCCAG AGAGAATCATGGAGATACGAATGATTCTGGGACTTTTCCTGATGATCACTGCGGCGTCGGGATGGAACGTTACGTTTGAATCGCAGACGGTGACGGTTCACATGCACGAGGCACTTTCCGTGGCATTCACCGCCAACGTAACAGAGGCCGACGTTGCAAACGGGACCGTCGTCGTCTCGACGACGAGAGAATCCGTAGCAACCGTTGATAATTTGCCGGTGTTGGATTCGAGCACGGTGAACGATTTGGTTTGGAGTAGCAACCTTGTCGTGTCCGGTAACTTTCTCGGCAATGCCGACATCCTTCTGTCCATCGTATCTCCCGACcag GAGAACAAGACCTCGGACGCCCTGTCGGTGATCGTTATTCGAGAAGAGCGTATCATCGATACACTTTTCACAGTATTCGTTGCCGTCATGGTCTCAATAATGTACATCAACTTTGGCGCTGCCATGGACTGGCCACTCTGCAAACGTACCTTGAAGCGACCGATCGGTCCGACGATCGGGTTCGTTTGCCAGTTTATCTGGATGCCGCTG CTGAGTTACGGCATTGGATTAGTCCTGTTTCCAGACGATCCTGAACTGCGGTTGGGAATGTTTTTCGCCGGGGTGAGTCCTGCCGGAGGTGCATCTAATATTTGGACAGTAATTTTGGGCGGCAATCTCAATTTATCTGTAACAATGACCACCATCAGTACATTGGCAGCGTTTG GCATGATGCCGCTGTGGATCTTCACCCTTGGGAGTACGATTTTCAACAGTGCAAACCTCGGGGTTCCGTACTCGAGGATAGCAATGTTCGCAGTTGGTCTTGTCATTCCATTGGGTATCGGATTCCTGATTCAGAAAAAACTGCCAAGGGTCTCAAGGATACTAGTAAGAGTACTGAAGCCGTTGTGCAGTCTGCTGATCATTGCTATCATCGTATTCGCCATTATTACCAATCTGTATCTCTTTCAACTGTTTTCGTGGAGG ATCATTGTTGCCGGTATTGGATTACCCTGGCTGGGGTATTTGTTTGGGTATTTGCTCGCTCTTGTTCTGAGGCAACCGGGCCCTGATATAACGGCAATCTCCGTCGAAACCGGAGTTCAAAACACCGGAATCTCGATATTTCTACTCAGATTCTCGTTGCCGCAACCAGCTGCTGATTTGACCACCA TTGCTCCAGTATCAGTTGCGATAATGACGCCAATTCCATTGACTATTCTTTGGATCGTGAAACTGATTATGGATCGACGGAAAAAATCGATCGCTGCTTCAGCTGAGAAACTTCAAGGATCTACAGTGCCGATACCAACCGTATCTGCATCTACTAAAACGGACAACACCGAAAATCCTTGA